Below is a window of Sylvia atricapilla isolate bSylAtr1 chromosome 2, bSylAtr1.pri, whole genome shotgun sequence DNA.
CTATGAGGGTCAAAGAAAACTTTACCCTATTAGGAAAGTGTGGATTTCAATCTACAAATCCCCAGGTGAAagattaaaatgcattttagcCTAAATAGGAACCAGGATTATTCTATAACATGGATAAAACTGAGCAgtctctgcacagctcctggaaTAACAAATGACCaacaaaagtttttttttttctgtatatgcAATATATTTGCTTCTGAAAGCATCACCAACTTCAGGCAGGCCCTGCtgtaaaaacacacacaagtcTTACACTGTGAAGCTGCCTTTCTAAGCAGACTAAGTGGATGAAAACACGAGACAAGGAAAGAAGAATACAGAGCAGTGAACTGACTGGCTCAAAATCACACACAAGAAATCATGATCAGAAGTTGCAATGACTCTCCCCTGCTCTCTGGCTCTCCTCATATTGCTCATAATGTCTGACATCACATAAAACTCAAGGAGCTTGCAATAAAAACAGGCAAGTGGataaaaacactgacagaaaataGATCAGCCAGAAAAGACAACACTTGGCTGAAACAGTAAAAGGAATATTCCTTTGTCAAAGGCCAGTGCAGCCTGAAGAAGGGTTAGCACAGTAACTGTGGCAATACACAGAGGGTTCCTGTAGCAAATGCCAAAAGCAGAAGAGTTTGCAGGGAGATAGGACAGAAGGGAAGGAGATCTGTGCAAAACAGATGTCCTGGAAAAGCAATGTCTGCCTTAAATCTCACACAAGACAGTATTTTtgtacagagcagaaaatatttggtttagATACACAGTAAGGAAATTGAATGACAGCATGGTGCAAAATTAAACAATGGTTTAGGATATATCAAAATTCCTTCAACTGGCCCTTTTTATAACTTACACTTAAGAACAAAGAATTAACTGGTCTTTGACTTTCAGAGGTAGTAGGGAGCAAAGTGCtgtatttctttgtgaaatgcAGGCTTTAAAAGTCACATCAGCTAAAACCACACGTATGGTATTTAAACTAACTTTACTAGCTGTgaataaagaaaacttttaatttttttcctaacgTTCTGGTTTGTCTACTTAACACAATACAAAGACCTTTGGTTCCTATTACAACTAACAGCAGCTCCACAAGGCAACAAGTTTTGAACACTCATTTTCAGATGTCTTTAAACATCTGCTCAAGAGATTTAGTTACAGGTATCTTAAATCACTGCCTGTGACCACTTCAAAGcgacaaaacattttaaaggaaagatgCTAATATTTTGGGAATCTCATTAAAAGAGGAAAGCTATCCTCCTCAGAGGATATTAAAAGTGAAGACTACAAGGAAACCCTGTACTATTCAATAAAACTGtactaacaaacaaaaacagcttttcagaaatcATAATGAAATGCATATACTTTAGGTTTGGAGTAACAGAAGAAGGATGAGTACAGCAGTACAAAAAAAGGTCTAACAAGAACTGTGCTTGAAAGGAAAGCATGACCAGCTGGTAACTCAGCAGCTGGCAAAAGTAAAGGAGCAGAGAGAATCAGATGTAGTGGTAAATCACTGGTAAGGGTGCCCATGGCAGACAGCATGTGGGGTCATGTAAAAAGCAAATGAGATTTAGGGACATTTCAAGAGTTACTTCCAATAAGCTAAGGAAGTATTGGTGACATCCTGCATGGCCTTAATCGAGGTGAACTAGCCCAGGGAAATCCACCTAGGCAAGTGCAAAACAGGCAGACTCAGGCTGGAATGGGTGAAGAGAAGCACTGGTGGGACACTGAAGATGCTGTCACACAAGGACACTGTTTGTGatttcaaagagagaaaatgtgatGGATTCAATATGAAGCTCAAGGGCAGGACTTCTGTAAATTGGAAGAGTAAACTGGCCACAAATACAAGGAAACTTCAAGTTAGAGCAGGCTCCTAGAGTAATGTTCAAGAATGAATCCTAAAAAATCTGATTAAGAAACCCTCTCCTCGGAGGATCACTCCAAATGATCATGAATGTTGTACATTCCTGCATCTCAGACTTTGAAGCATCCTGTGTGTGTCCTGCATCTCTAAATGATAAATAATCCAGGGTCAAATATTACAGTAAACTTTCAAATTTATCAGaacaaacatcagaaaaaatacaaatacaccAAACCCTGAGGAAGCCAAGAAAACACATGGGATTAAACACaataattatttctcttctaaaaatacagcaaaagtcACAGATTAGAAAAAAGAACTTCCACTGTAATACGCAATAAACCAGATTCCCCGTGTTGCACTCCATTGTCAATTGATCCAACAGATTAATACTTGCTTTCTCAAAGAAATTCAAGCTCAGCAGAGACCAACTCTATTTTGCTGGACTCTTGACAACTGCTTTAGCTgcattcctttttgtttttgattGAGACTCTCCTGAACAAAAAGGACCTTGAGGTTTAAGAATAGAGACATAGTTTTTAACAGATTGATTATTTGGATCTTTATGGTTCACTGTTTGATGGCTAGAGAAGCAATGAGTGCAGCTATATTCTGACACAGACAACAAATTTAGCATCCTGGTGGTGCTAAATGCAGACCAATCCCACCAAGTGAAGAAATCAAATCTACAATCCTTAAGAAAACATCCAAGTCATCTTGGACTCTACAGCCATCAGCTCTGCTGAtctttttgtttcctccccTATGGTATTGAGCATAATGAAGCTTCAACACACTTAAGCCCTCTCAGCTTATCAAACACTGCAACCAAAAACACACACTTCatatcaacagaaaaaaacacaaacacctCAAAAATGGTCCTGTATGCTGTAGGAGGGCCAGgtctctaaaatattttttcattaaaaaatcaggCAAGTGTTTTTTTGCTaggaaagagacaaaaagaaagcaagattaaaaaagaaaacttgttaagtaaaaggaagaaagattcAAGTAGACAAGAATAAAGCAAGAAGACATCACAGAAATGTCTACTCCAACAAGGGTGGCTCTGGTGTTGTTACTACAAGTTAGGATTCATCAGTCAGGGTTAAATCTTCTGCAGAGGTTTAATATATTTACCATGCACATAcgcaaataatttttcagaacatCATTTGGAATGGATGACACTGATGTGACTAACTCTCCTAAAAACAGCTTCCAAATGATCAGTTTGATATGTTGGCAGTCCCACCACCCACTCTTTTGCAAGCAATCAGACGAAGGTTAGTAAGCACAATATTTTACTCATTAGTGGAGAAACTACGCTACATAAACAATCTTGGGAGATGATTTTACTCTTTTGTATATTCTATTGATCCAGTTCCTCTATGAAAATAAAGAGTCTGCTTCAGATAAAGGATTACTACATTCTTACACACTTAGAAAAGGAGTAAAAATCCTTATGAAATATACTTAAAACAGCATACCCAGAGCAAATAGAACTTGGATGGCATGGTTAAAATAAAGAATACATGTATTTACAATATTGCATAAGTAATTTAACACAAAGTTCCATTCCAAAACCAAtcacatcaaaataaaataaaaaaatattaaactcaTGTATGTTTTAATACCTATAAATCCTTAACTTCTATccaacattttctttataaaagcctgtttaaaatattaaacttttGATTCACTCTAGCTTAAACAGAATCTAAAATTATTTGTTAAGTATTACTGATCACTCAGTCTTTGTCTTAAGTTTCtagattttccattttcaaatttcCTCTTCTTAAACGTTGGCACCCCTTCTGTCAGGTCTCCAAGGGAGGTGACTGTCTTCTCTTTAAATATGACTGTTTCCTCTTCAGGATCCTCTAGCACTGCGGGTGCTACATTGTCACTCTCTGTACTTGGAAGCTCCAGGTCCACTTTTTCactgggagaagaaaggaaaatgtaaaaggGTTAATCTACATGGAGAAAGCAACATGGTGTACTGCAGAGcaacagctatttttatttGACAAAACAGCTTTGAGGTAGATGCAGTCTTCTAGTCATCGTCATGGCAGGCATCAAGAAAAAACCCACgttctttgtttcttctgtgtgGGCTGccataaaaaataacaaactaaCACCTCATTCTGTACAAAAGTTACAGCATGGCCCAAGCAGTCATCCTGTCAACAGTCCTGCAAGAGATAACAAGGCTGTATGCCTGTAAATTTAAGAATGTTAAAAGACAGTAGACAGTGAGTAGTAGCAGTGGTTCAACAACATTTGAGTTGTTTTCCTCAAGTGTCTGTCCTGAAGGGACTGCAAGACAGAAGAGAGACCCAGCTTACCAAATCAGGCAGTGACCCCAAGCTGGGAGAGGTGGCTTTGGAGAGCAGGATTACAACCAGTACTGatccaaaacaaatcaaagccAACAACTAAAAATGATCTATCAGTTTTAAGGGGTCAGCAGCAAAACACTGTGTTCCACAAGGATAACCCGTGGCACAAACATGATGGAGAAGAACCAAAAAGTTAGCAGAAAGTCACCTAAACCACAGGTATCACACCAGCACAACACTGCTGCAGAGATATTGGCCAATCCACACAAGAATACTTCTGCTACTGAGCGCTAGTCTGATGTCCGCTCATGTCCTACACCTTGTCTGAGGCTCCATGCTTCTAGGAAGACATGGATCTGCTCAAGCACCCAGACAGGAGTCACAAGAATGATGGCAAGTTAGGAAAGTGTGATTGTTGCAGTATCCCAAAAATGTAAACTTCCTGGAAGTGGTTGGCACTGTGCCTAGACTGAATTTAAAGTCAGTAATGAACAACTGCATTTGTATCATTGACACGTGTCCATCTCAAGCCTGAGGTTCAGTGGCTGAAAGCGCTTTTTACTACATAGcactttcaaaaaaacccaaaagaaattTTCAGCTCAGGAGTCAAGGAGCAGCTTAGCTAGTCCAGTTCAGGAGGTGTTATGTGAACACTATCATCACCAAGAAGTGCATCAATGTTTAATTCAGTATAAGCACTGTCAGAAGTCTACCCGCTCAATAATGTTAAAGAATGGAGTAAGTATAAGGAAGAAGACTCTTTTCATTCTCCAAAACCTATTTTTGCCAGACTCCTTGAGGGACCCACAAGAAGAATCTGACAATAAAAGAGCATACTTCACAAGGGAAAAGATCCACCTCAGGCAttatacagaaaaacaaaacaacccttcTGATCAGATGCACTTCATGAAAACATCTGCAGTTTATTGGTCTGACATGGAacggagagagagagagagaaatcatAGGAACTCCTGGGGCAGCTGAATCAGATTGTTGAAGGACATGATGTTACAGAACATAAGCTTAGAATAacaacatttaaatatttgatacaCAACCTCTGAAAAAACAGGGCAtgactgtgatttttaaatccCTTCAATTTATTTTGTACTCATGCTGAACTTCTacataaaacccaaaacagcaCCTCTATCTGCAATGGAGAGCTATTACTTAAAATAATCATTGTGAAAAGAACTGTATTTTGGCAACAGTTTCAAACACAGTTGTGCTAATTCTGCCataattcagaggaaaaagctTCAGTTCTTGCAAACAACATGAAAATCAGGATGGTAAAAAGATACTCACcctgcttcttcttcttgttcttcCCCTACTTCCTTAAgtgctttccattttccataAGGGTTGGTCTTGTTAGATTCATCAGTAGAGGTTTCTTGGGAAGCTGATGTACTCTCCTCTTTATCCACGGTTTCTTCTGATTTAACTTCTCGCCATTTCCCGTAAGGGCTTAACTTTTTAGCTTTAGgagattttttcccttcctctgatTCTTCACCATTATCTCCTTTCctctaaagaggaaaaaacccatcttAAGCAAAAAAGcctaaataaaaacataacGTAGCtttattttacatcttttaTTTGCTACTATTATTATCTACTCATTATCTACTATTCATGCTTTTGAACCAAGAGTAGCTTGAAACAATAAATTCGTACACTGATAGGACCAACAACTTTTTGTTCTTGAGTTTTAcaggtgagaaaaaaatcttaaatgttTACAAGAAATTTAAGCAGGAAAATCCCATCTACCAAGGCCAAAGTTAACAAACTTACAAACTCACTTGAAAGCAAAGCTTAGCAtatttcaaagaggaaaaatttcaCATGCAACTTTCTCTACATGCAGATGCACACACTTATTGCTAATACCTGGTAGCAGTTTATAATAATACAGTGATACAAAAATATGCGTTTTACAATTAACACCTGTCCAGGAatacattttgtatttaaactgtctttatctgtTCTGAATTAACAGCTCCAAGGAAACCATCTAACCAACTAGAGACATTGTCACATCCTTTAtctcaaattttaaatttatgttttaaacaTATAATAGATACAGATTTTGTACTATGTGCTATGTTTTTTCTCAATTTAATAAGGAAACTACAACCATGCCATTTTCAGTCCAAAGCATTCCCTGAAGGTCTCTTGGCAGTCACATTTACCAATGAAAGGCTGAAGTCATCCTCACACTGAaatccaaaccattttgtggattatttcagagaaatgaCAGTGACCTTTCTCAGAGAACATCACATGTCTTGTAGAATTCAAGGTACTTCTGGTGTGTTGAAGAAAAGATCATGCTTTCTGTTCTGGAATTGTGCCACTAATGAGCCAAATAATCGAATAAAGATTCATTTTATTAAGAAGtgcaaaattttgctttcagtcaCAGGTTTTAATCTCATTTCAGTAAGTACAGGCTAAGACAAAACAGAAGATTCAGTTATAATTTTCTAGTATAAGATCATATATGTAAAAGATATCTGAAGAAAACTTACCtttaagtttttttctgaactctCTGCCTCATTCTCACTGTCTTCTGAGTCTGATTCAGACGTTGTTTCTGCAGGCTTGTCACACTGACCCTTCTCATTTGAAGATGGAACAAAACCATCTGGTTTCTCCCATGTGGATACTGTCCAAGACATTTGAACAACCACATTATTTTATGCTTCTCATTTTGATCTGTTATTGGTTCGACAACACAACCTGTCAGAAGTGCTGCTGCCTTAtgcaaaaatacagcaaataatttAGCAAAAAGCTTTAGCCTTTGTTTAGtatgtttgttttaataacCATAATCAAAAAGATAATATTTCTTCC
It encodes the following:
- the WBP4 gene encoding WW domain-binding protein 4 isoform X1; its protein translation is MPGVLLELNFLWLTSIEFHERGKNHKENVAKRISEIKKKSLEKAKEEENMSKEFAAMEEAAMKAYQEDMKRLGIKPDDVGSSSTQSKTQSNTVETKVKKEKKEKKEKKEKKKKTPQDASMPPKIETKEWVQGLSPEGYTYYYNTKTGESQWEKPKGFQGNSQNSETGAEWVEGVTEDGHTYYYNTQTGVSTWEKPDGFVPSSNEKGQCDKPAETTSESDSEDSENEAESSEKNLKRKGDNGEESEEGKKSPKAKKLSPYGKWREVKSEETVDKEESTSASQETSTDESNKTNPYGKWKALKEVGEEQEEEAGEKVDLELPSTESDNVAPAVLEDPEEETVIFKEKTVTSLGDLTEGVPTFKKRKFENGKSRNLRQRLSDQ
- the WBP4 gene encoding WW domain-binding protein 4 isoform X2, which codes for MADYWKSQPKKFCDYCKCWIADNRPSIEFHERGKNHKENVAKRISEIKKKSLEKAKEEENMSKEFAAMEEAAMKAYQEDMKRLGIKPESQWEKPKGFQGNSQNSETGAEWVEGVTEDGHTYYYNTQTGVSTWEKPDGFVPSSNEKGQCDKPAETTSESDSEDSENEAESSEKNLKRKGDNGEESEEGKKSPKAKKLSPYGKWREVKSEETVDKEESTSASQETSTDESNKTNPYGKWKALKEVGEEQEEEAGEKVDLELPSTESDNVAPAVLEDPEEETVIFKEKTVTSLGDLTEGVPTFKKRKFENGKSRNLRQRLSDQ